A single genomic interval of Spirosoma taeanense harbors:
- a CDS encoding class I SAM-dependent DNA methyltransferase, translated as MPSSSEDIIGLYQRHASTWDKDRTRSLFEKAWLDRFLAIAGHNASILDLGCGMGEPIARYLIEQGCSVTGVDTSHTFIDLCRNRFPDQEWIVGDMRNRVPGKQFQGVLAWDSFFHLNHADQRGMFSVFRRYAAPKAALLFTSGSSYGEAIGEYQGDPLYHASLDTAEYESLLQEQGFEVVSHVVDDATCGHHTVWLARLNR; from the coding sequence ATGCCATCCAGTTCAGAAGATATTATTGGGTTGTATCAACGGCATGCCTCGACCTGGGACAAGGACCGAACCCGGAGCCTATTCGAAAAAGCATGGCTTGATCGGTTTCTGGCGATTGCCGGTCATAATGCTTCCATCCTCGATTTAGGGTGCGGCATGGGCGAGCCTATAGCCCGTTATTTAATTGAGCAAGGTTGTTCGGTTACCGGCGTCGATACGTCACATACGTTCATTGATTTATGCCGGAATCGCTTTCCGGATCAGGAATGGATAGTGGGGGATATGCGGAATAGAGTGCCTGGGAAGCAATTTCAGGGGGTTCTGGCCTGGGATAGTTTCTTTCACCTGAATCACGCCGATCAGCGCGGCATGTTTTCGGTTTTTCGCAGGTACGCTGCACCGAAAGCAGCTCTGTTATTCACGAGCGGTTCCTCGTATGGCGAGGCCATTGGCGAGTATCAGGGTGATCCGCTGTATCACGCCAGCCTAGATACAGCTGAGTACGAGAGTTTACTACAGGAGCAGGGCTTTGAAGTCGTTTCTCACGTGGTGGACGATGCAACCTGCGGTCATCACACAGTCTGGCTAGCCAGGCTGAATCGGTGA
- a CDS encoding ABC transporter permease, protein MNLPAWIARRYFFSRKKRSFISWLSILSMLGVGVGTMALVVVLSVFNGMEELNRQIFKTFEADMTISPRQGKRFMAPPALLNRLRQLPEISLLTTVAQDNALARYASGQTVVRLKGVDSTYLHRQQLDSAMLEGKLLLNEDNINYAIVAEGVRNDLSISPVDILTPLEILYPQSGQAFSVLNPDAFNRERLTVSGVFFIESRYDNFVLAPLTVARALFGYQPDEVTSLEIQLRPGTDENQARQTLQNIVGDQLIVQTRDDLNTDLYRTIRIEKLLVALTLSFIILVASINIFFSLSMLVVEKREDIRILFALGATTGLVRRIFLTEGAIIALTGAIAGLVLGVVICVMQEQYGFIRMGTVSSIIDAYPVRLDSSDIILTGVLVIVVTILTSWFPAQRAAKIQ, encoded by the coding sequence ATGAATCTCCCCGCCTGGATTGCTCGCCGGTATTTTTTCTCGAGAAAGAAGCGCAGTTTTATTAGCTGGCTGTCCATTCTGTCTATGCTTGGCGTTGGCGTCGGCACCATGGCGTTAGTCGTGGTGCTATCGGTGTTCAATGGCATGGAGGAACTGAACCGGCAGATATTCAAGACGTTCGAGGCCGACATGACCATTTCGCCCCGTCAGGGCAAGCGATTCATGGCTCCGCCAGCCTTGCTGAACCGCTTGCGGCAACTACCGGAGATTAGTTTACTGACGACTGTGGCGCAGGATAACGCCCTGGCCCGGTACGCCAGTGGTCAGACAGTGGTGCGCCTTAAGGGGGTTGATAGTACGTATCTACATCGTCAGCAGCTCGACTCGGCCATGCTTGAAGGAAAGCTGCTGCTGAATGAGGACAATATAAACTATGCCATTGTTGCCGAGGGGGTTCGAAACGATCTGAGCATATCGCCGGTCGACATTCTGACACCCCTGGAAATTCTGTACCCCCAAAGCGGGCAGGCGTTCAGCGTTCTGAATCCGGACGCGTTTAACCGCGAGCGCCTGACGGTATCGGGCGTGTTCTTCATTGAATCACGCTACGACAATTTTGTGCTGGCCCCTCTAACTGTAGCGCGGGCCCTGTTCGGCTATCAGCCCGACGAAGTAACGAGCCTGGAAATTCAATTACGTCCCGGCACCGACGAAAACCAGGCCCGGCAGACGCTGCAGAACATAGTAGGCGATCAGCTGATTGTGCAGACCCGCGACGATCTCAACACCGATCTGTACCGCACCATCCGGATCGAAAAATTGCTGGTTGCCCTGACTTTATCGTTTATTATCCTGGTCGCCAGCATCAACATTTTCTTCTCTCTGTCCATGCTGGTCGTTGAAAAACGAGAGGATATCAGGATTCTCTTTGCTCTGGGCGCGACGACCGGATTAGTGCGCCGAATCTTCCTCACCGAAGGCGCTATCATTGCTCTGACGGGCGCGATTGCCGGGCTGGTTCTGGGCGTCGTGATCTGCGTGATGCAAGAGCAGTACGGCTTTATCCGGATGGGGACGGTCAGTTCCATCATTGATGCGTATCCGGTCCGGCTCGACAGTAGCGATATTATCCTGACGGGTGTTCTCGTGATTGTGGTCACGATCCTGACGTCGTGGTTCCCGGCGCAGCGGGCCGCGAAGATTCAATAA
- a CDS encoding M81 family metallopeptidase: MKHLLLGIAACFFASAPGVAQQATNTLPRVAIAGLGIESSTFSPAVTHEEAFHARYSGEVFNAYPFMMGAAPLRKQARWFPAVVGKSLPGGAVTREAYESLVHKMLDSLKKYGPYDGLYFDIHGAMSVKGLDDPEGDLITRIRDVVGYKTLISTSMDLHGNVSERLAQNTDLMTCYRMAPHEDAMQTKERAVVNLLARLKSGKGKPAYKALITVPILLPGEKTSTRIEPGRSLYADVEPLADKQPGVVDAGIWIGYAWADEPRNHAAVMVVGDDKTKVTQTAEKLATNFWNVRNQFGFVAPTGALDEVLTKAITSTKRPFYISDTGDNPTAGGAGDVTWTLTEILKRSEFRKPDGPTLIYASIPDPGFVKKAMAAGVGGHIEGTAGAIVDNRFAPPVFLNGTVESIVKGDKDAEVEVVVKMGSVHAIVTQKRKPYHEEKDFTRLGLNPRTADIVVVKIGYLQPELYEMQKDWIMALTPGGVDQDLFRLTYKRIQRPMFPFDKEMKTPDLSAKLIPVSGMAK, encoded by the coding sequence ATGAAACATCTTCTCCTGGGCATTGCCGCCTGTTTTTTTGCTTCGGCTCCGGGCGTTGCCCAACAGGCCACCAACACGCTGCCCCGCGTTGCCATTGCGGGATTAGGTATTGAATCCAGCACATTCTCACCAGCCGTTACGCACGAAGAAGCCTTTCACGCCCGCTACAGCGGTGAGGTGTTTAACGCTTATCCGTTCATGATGGGCGCAGCGCCCCTGCGTAAACAGGCTCGCTGGTTTCCTGCCGTCGTCGGTAAATCATTGCCGGGCGGGGCTGTCACGCGCGAAGCGTATGAATCGCTGGTGCATAAGATGCTGGATTCACTTAAAAAGTACGGCCCCTACGACGGCCTGTATTTCGACATCCACGGAGCTATGAGCGTTAAAGGACTCGACGATCCGGAGGGCGATCTGATTACCCGCATCCGCGATGTGGTTGGCTATAAAACCCTGATTTCAACCTCCATGGACCTGCACGGCAACGTATCGGAACGGCTGGCGCAGAACACCGACCTGATGACCTGCTACCGCATGGCGCCCCATGAAGACGCCATGCAGACCAAAGAACGAGCCGTCGTTAACCTGCTCGCACGGCTCAAAAGCGGGAAGGGCAAACCCGCTTACAAAGCCCTGATCACCGTACCTATTCTCTTACCGGGCGAAAAAACCAGCACGCGGATTGAACCCGGCCGAAGCCTGTATGCCGACGTAGAGCCGCTGGCCGATAAGCAGCCGGGTGTTGTTGATGCCGGTATCTGGATTGGTTACGCCTGGGCCGATGAACCCCGCAACCACGCAGCCGTTATGGTCGTTGGCGACGATAAAACCAAAGTAACCCAGACCGCCGAAAAGCTGGCCACTAACTTCTGGAACGTCCGGAATCAGTTCGGCTTCGTAGCACCCACGGGTGCGCTGGATGAGGTGCTGACCAAAGCCATCACCAGTACTAAACGCCCGTTTTACATCAGCGACACGGGCGACAACCCCACGGCTGGTGGTGCGGGCGACGTAACCTGGACACTTACAGAGATTCTGAAACGGTCCGAATTCAGGAAGCCAGACGGCCCTACGCTGATCTACGCGTCGATTCCCGACCCCGGATTCGTAAAAAAAGCAATGGCCGCCGGCGTGGGCGGACACATAGAAGGCACGGCCGGCGCCATTGTCGATAATCGCTTTGCGCCACCGGTCTTCCTCAACGGTACAGTCGAGTCAATCGTTAAGGGCGACAAGGATGCCGAGGTGGAAGTGGTGGTAAAAATGGGCAGTGTGCACGCAATCGTTACCCAGAAGCGCAAACCCTACCACGAAGAAAAAGATTTCACGCGTCTGGGTCTCAATCCGCGTACGGCCGACATTGTCGTCGTCAAGATTGGTTACCTCCAGCCGGAATTGTATGAGATGCAGAAAGACTGGATTATGGCCCTGACTCCCGGTGGTGTCGATCAGGATCTGTTCCGGCTGACCTACAAGCGCATTCAGCGCCCCATGTTCCCCTTTGACAAAGAGATGAAAACCCCGGACTTATCCGCCAAACTGATACCCGTTTCAGGAATGGCGAAGTAA
- a CDS encoding queuosine precursor transporter: protein MPSYSFTNKRTNLYIFLSAVFLTNALVAEIIGVKIFSAETLVGTRPAQIHLFGDFVLDFNLTAGAVIWPFVFITSDIINEYFGKAGVRRISFLTAGFVAYSFLIIYAVTTLPPAQFWLDVNAKDAAGNPININNAFQMIFRQGLGIIIGSLTAFLIGQILDASVFQYLRKITGSHKIWLRATGSTLISQLVDSFVVLGIAFYVFGNWSLAQVLAVGIINYLYKATTAIVLTPLLYVAHYLIDRYLGKEHAQELANESAMSSFM, encoded by the coding sequence ATGCCCAGCTACTCGTTTACCAATAAGCGAACTAACCTCTATATTTTTCTGAGCGCGGTATTCCTGACCAACGCGCTGGTCGCCGAAATTATCGGCGTCAAAATCTTTTCGGCTGAAACGCTGGTGGGAACCCGCCCGGCGCAGATTCACCTGTTCGGCGACTTCGTGCTGGATTTTAACCTGACGGCCGGCGCGGTGATCTGGCCGTTTGTATTCATTACATCCGACATCATCAACGAGTATTTCGGCAAGGCCGGCGTCCGGCGTATATCCTTCCTAACGGCGGGGTTCGTGGCGTATAGCTTCCTGATTATTTACGCCGTAACGACTCTGCCCCCGGCGCAGTTCTGGCTCGACGTCAACGCCAAAGACGCGGCCGGGAACCCCATCAACATCAACAATGCGTTCCAGATGATTTTCCGGCAGGGACTGGGCATCATTATTGGTTCGCTGACGGCTTTTCTGATCGGGCAGATTCTCGACGCATCGGTGTTTCAGTACCTGCGGAAAATTACCGGCAGTCATAAAATCTGGCTCCGTGCTACCGGTTCTACGCTCATCTCGCAGCTGGTCGATTCGTTCGTCGTACTCGGGATTGCCTTCTATGTCTTCGGCAACTGGTCGCTGGCGCAGGTGCTGGCCGTAGGCATCATCAACTACCTGTATAAAGCCACAACGGCCATCGTGCTGACGCCCCTGCTTTACGTCGCGCACTATCTGATTGATCGCTACCTCGGCAAAGAACACGCCCAGGAACTGGCCAATGAGTCGGCCATGAGCAGTTTCATGTAG
- a CDS encoding cyclodeaminase/cyclohydrolase family protein, translated as MTFDLLQLPTRHLLDKIGAGSHKPGSGSAAALNGILSCKLLLTVIELTLDPKRTKTYSHCKSEFEDIRNNIIENISPKLEALFEEDSVQFDISIKKRIERDNEKNQKIKNDLHGESLRALRKSTEIPMEIAKLCIQLGEYSTIVFDKGFKSARGDSSVALGSSLSGLTGCISIISLNLQSFPKSIWTNSVQIQKKELQKEFENLSKENIRLMNTLDEEADRKGDFLAEFVEIRKLLYGKTKVSHEDIENLARRIQNALWEYRELIWGPKSPNNVLGVLKPEKVIGLLQYAFHKVHTLGVNERNEEVAGIINNEDFTIRISDMYKPDVINFTTAHELGHALLHDKLILHRDLPLDGSETGRARSIEEIQADRFAATFLMPRKIVVQLFYELFQTEQFAITDENARLLTNGSAYELRKKLRIKRDLSRIIAKCEYYNFRPFNSMAKIFQVSIEAMAIRLEELDLIDF; from the coding sequence ATGACTTTTGACCTGCTACAACTTCCAACCCGTCATCTACTGGATAAAATTGGCGCAGGTAGCCATAAACCTGGTTCTGGTAGCGCAGCAGCCCTCAATGGAATTTTAAGTTGCAAGCTTTTACTGACGGTTATCGAACTGACACTTGATCCGAAAAGAACTAAAACTTACTCCCATTGCAAGAGTGAGTTTGAAGATATTAGGAACAATATTATAGAAAATATTAGTCCAAAATTAGAAGCTTTATTCGAAGAAGATTCAGTACAATTTGATATATCAATAAAAAAAAGAATTGAACGAGATAATGAAAAAAATCAAAAAATAAAAAATGACCTTCATGGAGAATCGCTCCGCGCACTAAGAAAGTCAACGGAAATTCCGATGGAGATCGCAAAACTATGTATTCAACTTGGGGAATATTCTACAATTGTTTTTGATAAAGGATTCAAATCAGCTAGGGGTGATTCTAGTGTAGCATTGGGAAGTTCACTTTCAGGGCTTACTGGCTGCATTTCTATTATTAGTTTGAATCTTCAATCATTCCCTAAAAGCATATGGACTAATTCGGTACAAATTCAAAAAAAAGAATTACAAAAAGAATTTGAAAACCTCAGCAAAGAGAACATCAGATTAATGAATACTCTTGATGAGGAAGCAGATAGAAAAGGTGATTTCTTGGCAGAGTTTGTTGAAATTAGAAAATTGTTGTACGGAAAAACTAAGGTCTCCCATGAGGATATAGAAAATTTGGCAAGACGTATTCAGAATGCCTTGTGGGAATACAGAGAATTGATTTGGGGGCCCAAATCTCCCAATAATGTACTTGGCGTTTTGAAGCCGGAAAAAGTGATCGGGCTTTTACAGTACGCATTTCATAAAGTTCACACGTTAGGTGTCAATGAGCGCAACGAAGAGGTAGCTGGTATTATTAATAACGAAGATTTTACTATTAGAATCTCTGATATGTATAAACCCGATGTCATCAATTTTACAACAGCTCATGAGCTTGGGCATGCCTTGTTACACGACAAACTTATACTCCATCGGGATTTACCATTAGATGGCTCGGAAACAGGACGGGCCAGATCAATTGAAGAAATACAAGCGGACAGATTTGCAGCGACATTTTTAATGCCAAGAAAAATCGTAGTTCAGTTGTTTTATGAATTGTTTCAGACTGAACAATTTGCGATTACTGATGAAAATGCCCGTTTGCTTACAAATGGCTCGGCTTACGAGCTTCGTAAAAAGTTAAGAATTAAACGAGACCTTTCTCGAATTATAGCAAAATGTGAGTATTATAATTTTAGGCCTTTCAATTCTATGGCTAAAATTTTTCAAGTTTCTATAGAGGCAATGGCTATCAGGTTAGAGGAATTAGACTTGATAGATTTTTGA
- a CDS encoding TrmH family RNA methyltransferase — translation MLSKNQIKSIQSLHQKKFRQQQGAFLVEGAKSVQEVLQSDFDVELVVATEAYYKENGSLTDRQRTPVEIASAAELTRIGTLESNNAALAVVRTKENRPLVAEAGEIALILDDIRDPGNLGTILRIADWYGVRKILCSETTADVYNPKVISASKGSFTRVNWWYGDLTQFLNQQVSAEAGKPVHPLYGAFLNGADVHKMPFGSGGYLVMGNESNGISAAVEQYVTQRVTIPRYGGAESLNVGIATAVLLDNWRRQAPH, via the coding sequence ATGCTTTCCAAAAATCAAATCAAATCCATTCAGTCGCTGCATCAGAAAAAATTCCGGCAGCAGCAGGGGGCGTTTCTGGTCGAAGGCGCCAAGAGTGTGCAGGAGGTGCTGCAGTCCGATTTTGACGTCGAACTGGTTGTCGCGACTGAAGCGTATTACAAAGAAAACGGAAGCCTGACAGACCGCCAACGAACGCCGGTCGAAATCGCGTCGGCGGCCGAGCTGACCCGCATCGGCACGCTGGAAAGCAACAACGCAGCCCTCGCTGTCGTCAGAACGAAAGAAAATCGCCCTTTAGTCGCCGAAGCCGGTGAAATTGCCCTGATTTTAGATGATATCCGCGATCCCGGTAACCTGGGTACGATCCTGCGGATCGCCGACTGGTATGGTGTCCGGAAGATTCTTTGCTCGGAAACCACCGCCGATGTTTATAACCCGAAAGTTATTTCGGCCAGTAAGGGGTCGTTTACGCGGGTGAACTGGTGGTACGGCGATCTTACGCAATTTCTGAATCAGCAGGTATCTGCGGAGGCTGGTAAGCCTGTTCATCCCTTGTACGGGGCGTTTCTGAACGGTGCCGACGTACATAAAATGCCGTTTGGTTCGGGCGGCTATCTGGTCATGGGGAATGAATCGAACGGAATTAGTGCCGCTGTTGAGCAGTACGTTACGCAGCGGGTAACCATTCCGCGGTATGGCGGGGCCGAGTCGCTCAACGTCGGCATCGCCACGGCGGTGCTGCTGGACAACTGGCGAAGACAGGCTCCCCATTAG
- the rbfA gene encoding 30S ribosome-binding factor RbfA — MESKRQQKVARQLQKDLSEIFQREVPHLFNGAFITVTSVRVSPDLSVARVYLSFLATKNKDILLESIQEKGKVIRQHLGDRVRHQLRIVPELVFFLDDTAEYADKMDKLFAGLEIPPAPAEDDEDDE, encoded by the coding sequence ATGGAATCGAAACGACAACAGAAAGTTGCGCGGCAACTGCAGAAGGATTTAAGCGAAATTTTCCAGCGCGAAGTACCGCATTTATTCAACGGGGCGTTCATTACCGTCACCAGTGTACGGGTCTCGCCCGACCTGAGCGTAGCCCGCGTGTACCTGAGTTTTCTGGCAACGAAGAACAAGGATATACTGCTGGAGAGCATTCAGGAAAAAGGCAAGGTCATTCGCCAGCACCTGGGCGACCGGGTCCGGCACCAGCTTCGCATCGTACCGGAACTGGTTTTCTTCCTGGACGACACCGCCGAATACGCCGATAAAATGGATAAGCTCTTCGCCGGCCTGGAGATTCCACCCGCTCCCGCCGAGGATGACGAAGACGATGAATAA
- the tamL gene encoding translocation and assembly module lipoprotein TamL, with amino-acid sequence MYDWLPDAASYTIHHPLQRIVLLAGLTYFLSGCVTTESLRNQYLLTAQTVRGNRTVSTEELESLIPQKPNRRILGLPITPPLWFYQLGLRRYNREAALRELQAKTNEFDQQSQQVADDPKALRKLNRRYGRELKRLRLKAEEGNWVMRNLGEPPSYFSAQDAQANAVKMQEYLKNKGFFNARTTYSLDTLRRGRQVRVTYGVTENAGFYLRTVDYDIADPRVDSLIRNSLDNSKLKAGDRFDFENLAAEKIRLESLLRDQGYYAFSRQYIRATDVDTTRRGSDRLIPGDSLHRYVDVYVQVLNPPGQTAHPIYRIGDVEVRISPGETITGESQATGAPAGLDTVNRNGITYLLGGRNISTRLLDAKILLRPGQLYNQTDYRDTQRQLFLLNQFKFVNLNFTDTTNRRLRTLITATPLDKYEATAEGGLTVLYQSQGYPGYFGSLIFRVRNLFGGLETFETSVRYGLEAQTGFLTNTGNSPDVYSSQELSLSSSLIFPQILFPGRLRFGFSRYNPRTQVSLSYNNTFRPDFLRSLLRATMAYNWQTTLTKQFSFLIADINLINASFNTSKPELGEAFRRQLEQQRRLGSTVYLSFRRSLSSSFSFAYTYNTNIPNQNRRANFLRTVVESGGTTLNLFPDRVVERWSDSSVTGLQFYKFLRLNVDFRHYVPLRSRTTLAFRVNTGIAYGYGPQNAVPYEKFFFAGGSNSVRAWLPRRLGPGAAYPYLDDPATPALNGNNQFIYRFEQPGNLLLEGSAELRGRLFHLVADVNGALFVDAGNVWALRNSASRPGSVFQLDTFVPQIAVGTGVGLRLDFSFFLIRFDGGIKVWDPARRYLDPNEGGLVDDRFILPKFSLRRLTSGPNPLVINFGIGYPF; translated from the coding sequence ATGTATGACTGGCTACCTGACGCGGCATCATACACCATACATCACCCACTTCAACGGATTGTTTTACTGGCGGGTCTGACGTATTTTCTGTCGGGTTGCGTAACGACGGAAAGCCTGCGAAACCAGTATCTGCTCACCGCCCAGACAGTGCGGGGTAACCGCACCGTTTCGACCGAAGAGCTCGAAAGCCTCATTCCGCAAAAGCCTAACCGACGGATTCTGGGTCTGCCCATTACGCCCCCGCTCTGGTTCTATCAGCTTGGCCTGCGTAGGTACAACCGCGAAGCTGCCCTGCGGGAGCTTCAGGCCAAAACTAATGAATTCGATCAGCAAAGCCAGCAGGTAGCCGATGATCCAAAGGCACTGCGGAAGCTAAACCGGCGCTACGGTCGTGAGTTAAAGCGGCTTCGTCTGAAAGCCGAAGAAGGCAACTGGGTCATGCGGAACCTCGGCGAACCTCCGTCCTATTTTTCGGCTCAGGACGCACAGGCCAACGCCGTAAAGATGCAGGAATACCTGAAAAACAAAGGCTTTTTCAACGCCCGGACCACCTACTCACTCGATACGCTCCGGCGGGGCCGACAGGTTCGGGTCACCTACGGCGTTACCGAAAACGCGGGATTCTACCTGCGGACTGTCGACTACGACATTGCCGATCCGCGCGTGGATTCCCTTATCCGGAATTCGCTCGACAACTCGAAGCTGAAGGCAGGCGACCGCTTTGACTTTGAGAACCTGGCCGCCGAAAAAATCCGTCTTGAATCGCTCCTGCGCGATCAGGGGTATTACGCCTTTTCGCGGCAGTACATCCGCGCTACGGACGTAGACACGACCCGCCGGGGCAGCGACCGGCTGATTCCGGGCGACTCCCTGCACCGTTACGTCGATGTGTACGTGCAGGTGCTGAACCCACCCGGCCAGACGGCCCACCCGATCTACCGCATCGGTGACGTTGAGGTACGGATCAGCCCTGGCGAGACAATCACGGGGGAGTCGCAGGCGACGGGCGCACCGGCGGGGCTGGATACGGTTAACCGCAATGGTATCACGTATCTGCTGGGCGGACGTAACATTTCGACCCGGCTGCTGGACGCCAAGATTCTGCTTCGGCCGGGTCAGCTCTACAACCAGACCGACTACCGCGACACCCAGCGGCAACTGTTTCTGCTGAATCAGTTCAAATTCGTTAACCTCAACTTCACCGACACCACCAACCGGCGGCTGCGAACGCTTATTACGGCGACTCCGCTGGACAAATACGAAGCCACCGCCGAAGGAGGACTGACGGTATTGTATCAGAGTCAGGGCTATCCCGGCTATTTCGGCAGCCTGATCTTTCGGGTCCGGAACCTGTTTGGGGGCCTGGAAACGTTTGAAACCTCGGTTCGCTATGGTCTGGAAGCGCAAACGGGCTTCCTGACCAATACCGGCAACAGCCCGGATGTTTATAGCTCGCAGGAGTTAAGTCTGAGTAGTTCGCTGATTTTCCCGCAGATTCTGTTTCCAGGTCGGCTTCGGTTCGGTTTCAGTCGCTATAACCCCCGCACTCAGGTTAGCCTGAGCTATAACAATACCTTCCGCCCCGACTTCCTGCGGTCGCTGCTCCGGGCGACAATGGCCTACAACTGGCAGACAACCCTCACAAAGCAATTCAGCTTTCTGATTGCCGACATAAACCTGATTAACGCCAGCTTTAACACCAGCAAGCCGGAACTGGGCGAAGCGTTCCGGCGGCAACTGGAGCAGCAGCGAAGACTGGGCAGCACGGTGTACCTGAGCTTTCGGCGTTCACTCAGTTCCAGTTTCAGCTTTGCTTATACCTACAACACGAACATTCCCAACCAGAACCGGCGGGCCAACTTCCTGCGCACTGTGGTTGAATCGGGCGGCACCACGCTGAACCTGTTCCCCGATCGGGTGGTCGAACGATGGAGCGATTCATCGGTCACGGGGCTTCAGTTTTATAAATTTCTGCGGCTGAACGTCGATTTTCGGCATTACGTCCCCCTGCGTTCGCGCACAACGCTTGCCTTCCGGGTCAATACGGGCATTGCCTACGGCTATGGTCCGCAGAACGCCGTACCCTACGAAAAATTCTTTTTTGCCGGTGGCAGCAACAGCGTTCGGGCATGGCTACCGCGCCGGTTAGGGCCAGGCGCTGCTTATCCTTATCTGGACGACCCCGCAACGCCCGCCCTCAATGGAAACAACCAGTTCATCTACCGATTCGAACAACCCGGCAACCTTCTGCTGGAAGGCTCCGCTGAACTGCGCGGTCGGCTGTTTCATCTGGTAGCCGACGTCAACGGGGCTTTGTTTGTCGATGCGGGGAATGTCTGGGCGTTACGCAACAGCGCCAGCCGCCCCGGCTCCGTCTTCCAGCTCGACACCTTTGTACCGCAGATTGCCGTGGGGACGGGCGTCGGCCTGCGGCTGGATTTTTCGTTTTTTCTCATCCGCTTCGATGGCGGCATCAAGGTCTGGGACCCCGCCCGACGCTATCTAGACCCCAACGAAGGTGGCCTGGTCGATGATCGGTTCATTCTGCCCAAGTTTTCATTACGTCGACTGACCAGCGGCCCCAACCCCTTAGTGATTAATTTCGGTATCGGTTATCCGTTCTAA
- a CDS encoding ImmA/IrrE family metallo-endopeptidase, with product MNTVLKGDKFENECFILIKRLLDNFQLGPLPSICRIFQKKGYYSCRRQSDIIFDLSIEVWPEGAANFSLLYLIECKDYKGKVPINDLEEFEKKIQEVTGVNCKGVFITRNGFQEGSFNFARTGGMMLIEASSQLTFNIILHKANRFRQQEEEIDFILPDIIDLESDIPTKQYIHLKWMRVIENNLIKAFLFGLNAEVIEQRDIIPILSRSEIEDIVNEILADYYPHRQARENALHWPTFEQYLYDVFELEISYVPYIGLDSSNRMIQSRCIFNQRRIEILTSLQDSSRLNFIKGHEIGHYFLHNKCSISQSAYESMEDSDFRYDLDKYQINSDRGWIEWQANTFANSLIMPTPAFLKRLKHIKTSIGLSPNKNLYVDRQRCNIDDFHAITGDLATFFRTTKTSATIKLETLNLISFERSQETVGQIIRRLYPNFD from the coding sequence ATGAACACCGTTTTGAAAGGAGATAAGTTTGAAAATGAGTGCTTTATTTTAATAAAACGATTGTTAGATAATTTTCAGCTAGGCCCTCTCCCAAGTATATGCCGTATCTTTCAAAAAAAAGGATATTATTCTTGTCGTCGGCAATCCGACATAATATTTGACCTCTCAATCGAAGTATGGCCTGAAGGCGCAGCTAATTTCTCATTACTTTATTTAATTGAATGTAAAGATTATAAAGGGAAAGTGCCGATTAATGATTTAGAAGAATTTGAAAAGAAAATTCAGGAGGTTACCGGAGTCAATTGTAAAGGTGTTTTCATTACTCGGAATGGATTTCAAGAAGGTTCGTTTAATTTCGCTCGAACAGGCGGAATGATGCTTATCGAAGCTTCTTCTCAATTAACATTTAATATTATTCTTCATAAGGCAAATCGCTTTCGACAACAAGAAGAAGAAATTGATTTTATACTACCTGATATAATTGATTTAGAATCAGACATCCCTACTAAACAGTACATCCATCTGAAATGGATGCGTGTTATCGAGAATAATTTAATAAAAGCATTTCTATTCGGGTTAAATGCTGAAGTGATAGAACAACGTGACATAATCCCCATCTTAAGCCGCTCAGAAATTGAGGACATTGTCAATGAGATACTTGCCGATTACTATCCCCACAGACAGGCTAGAGAGAATGCCTTGCATTGGCCTACTTTTGAACAGTACTTGTATGACGTTTTTGAATTGGAGATTAGCTACGTACCTTATATAGGCTTAGATTCTAGTAATAGGATGATTCAGAGTAGGTGTATTTTTAATCAACGCCGAATTGAAATTCTTACATCGTTACAAGATTCGAGCCGATTAAATTTTATAAAAGGCCATGAAATTGGTCATTACTTTTTACACAATAAATGCTCTATCTCACAGTCAGCTTATGAATCAATGGAAGATTCAGATTTCCGCTATGATTTGGACAAGTATCAAATTAACAGTGATCGAGGCTGGATCGAATGGCAAGCTAATACTTTTGCCAATAGTTTGATCATGCCTACACCTGCATTTTTGAAACGCTTAAAACACATAAAAACCAGCATTGGATTAAGTCCTAATAAAAATTTATATGTGGATCGGCAACGCTGTAATATTGATGATTTTCATGCAATTACCGGTGACCTAGCTACCTTCTTTAGAACAACGAAGACAAGCGCCACTATTAAGCTTGAAACATTGAATTTAATTTCATTCGAGCGTAGCCAAGAAACTGTTGGTCAGATTATTCGTCGTTTATATCCAAATTTTGACTAA